Proteins from a genomic interval of Paenibacillus sp. FSL H8-0048:
- the helD gene encoding RNA polymerase recycling motor HelD: protein MDKHDHEWQKEQERVNGITGLLSAHIRLLSEELGLHRTDVVDMRKDFWEEVTVNFSSPDDLGETSTSLRQQAQILNERERHHLQSSKALKKYKKLVVSPYFGRIDFSEAGDAAADTIYLGIGSLMEDNGTFLIYDWRAPISSLYYDGAPGPASYETPGGQITGTMELKRQFVIDNGEIEVMFDTGVTIGDELLQQVLSHSADDRMKSIVATIQKEQNAVIRNDRSRMLVVQGAAGSGKTSAALQRVAYLLYKYREVLQADQMLLFSPNPLFNSYVSTVLPELGEENMQQTTFQMYLEHRLGHEFQLEDVFSQTESLLNAPDGEEAYIRREGIAYKSSVAFLSAIRQYVNLLEHEGMLFKPLMFQGKAVASKEEMERQFYSYDPGIKLANRIELMTGWLLKKIAAFGAEERSAAWVDEQIELMDNSDYQRAYNQMRRKGGGHNDSFDDYDAERILLARYVVSQRLKPLRGWTKRGRFVDVKALYSRLFEDRELIESLDTRQPLPEAWDEICAQTLTAIRGNELAYEDATPFLYLKELSQGFRTNTLIRHVIVDEVQDYSPFQLEFMRRLFPRAKMTVLGDLNQAIYAQGEVLGDLAGLVSIYGEENTEVISLTRSYRSTYEIVEFTRAMIPGGEKIVPFNRRGEEPLLTVVDSEDDLLSFVEQDVLKLHAEGYHYVAVICKTAEESAQVHGELEKRLPVRLVTKETPNFQKGTLVLPAYLAKGVEFDAVIIYDGSAEKYGREHERKLFYTACTRAMHLLHIYSLGQPSPFMPAAVRETVTAGTQEK from the coding sequence TTGGATAAACATGATCACGAGTGGCAAAAGGAGCAGGAGCGGGTAAACGGCATCACGGGGCTGCTGTCTGCCCATATCCGGCTGCTGTCAGAGGAGCTGGGTCTCCACCGCACGGATGTCGTGGATATGCGTAAAGACTTCTGGGAAGAGGTCACAGTGAACTTCAGCAGCCCCGACGACCTGGGGGAGACTTCAACCAGTCTGCGGCAGCAGGCACAGATTCTGAACGAACGCGAACGCCATCATCTGCAATCCAGCAAGGCGCTCAAAAAATATAAAAAGCTGGTGGTATCGCCCTATTTTGGCCGGATTGATTTCTCGGAGGCAGGGGATGCTGCGGCTGATACTATCTATCTGGGCATCGGTTCGCTGATGGAGGATAACGGAACCTTCCTGATCTACGATTGGCGCGCGCCCATCTCCAGCCTGTATTATGACGGGGCGCCGGGACCTGCTTCCTATGAGACGCCAGGCGGACAGATTACAGGCACCATGGAGCTGAAGCGGCAATTTGTGATTGATAACGGTGAGATTGAAGTCATGTTCGACACGGGCGTCACCATCGGCGATGAGCTGCTTCAGCAGGTGCTTAGTCACAGCGCCGATGACCGGATGAAATCGATCGTAGCCACCATCCAAAAGGAGCAGAATGCGGTCATCCGCAATGACCGGAGCCGGATGCTGGTTGTGCAGGGAGCCGCGGGGAGCGGCAAGACATCAGCGGCGCTCCAGCGGGTAGCCTATCTGCTCTACAAATACCGCGAGGTGCTTCAGGCAGATCAGATGCTGCTCTTCTCGCCGAACCCCTTGTTCAACAGCTATGTATCCACGGTGCTGCCTGAGCTGGGGGAAGAGAACATGCAGCAGACCACCTTCCAGATGTATCTGGAACACCGGCTGGGCCATGAATTTCAGCTGGAGGATGTGTTCAGCCAGACGGAGAGTCTGCTGAATGCCCCGGACGGGGAGGAAGCCTACATTCGCCGTGAGGGCATTGCTTATAAATCATCAGTAGCCTTCCTTAGCGCCATCCGGCAATATGTGAATCTGCTGGAGCATGAAGGCATGCTGTTCAAGCCATTGATGTTCCAGGGGAAGGCCGTTGCCTCTAAGGAAGAGATGGAGCGCCAGTTCTACAGCTATGACCCGGGCATCAAGCTGGCGAACCGGATTGAACTGATGACGGGCTGGCTGCTCAAAAAAATTGCGGCCTTCGGCGCAGAAGAGCGGAGTGCGGCATGGGTAGACGAGCAGATTGAGCTGATGGACAACAGCGATTATCAGCGGGCCTATAACCAGATGCGCCGCAAGGGCGGAGGACATAATGACAGCTTCGATGATTATGATGCGGAGCGAATCTTACTTGCCCGCTACGTAGTCAGCCAGCGTCTCAAGCCGCTGCGCGGCTGGACCAAGCGCGGACGCTTCGTGGATGTGAAGGCGCTGTACAGCCGCTTATTCGAGGATCGTGAGCTGATAGAGAGCCTGGATACCCGCCAGCCGCTGCCTGAAGCGTGGGATGAGATCTGTGCGCAGACGCTTACTGCGATCAGGGGGAATGAGCTGGCCTATGAAGATGCGACACCGTTCCTGTACTTGAAGGAGCTTAGCCAGGGCTTCCGGACGAACACGCTGATCCGTCATGTTATTGTCGATGAGGTACAGGACTACTCGCCGTTCCAGCTGGAATTCATGCGCCGTCTGTTTCCCCGGGCCAAAATGACCGTGCTGGGCGACCTGAACCAGGCGATCTATGCCCAAGGCGAGGTACTGGGAGATCTGGCCGGGCTGGTGAGTATCTACGGTGAAGAGAACACTGAGGTGATCTCTTTGACCCGCAGCTACCGGTCAACGTATGAGATTGTTGAATTCACGCGGGCGATGATTCCCGGCGGCGAGAAGATTGTACCCTTTAACCGCCGGGGGGAGGAGCCGCTTCTGACGGTGGTGGACAGTGAGGACGATCTGCTCTCCTTCGTGGAGCAGGATGTGCTTAAGCTTCATGCGGAGGGTTATCATTATGTGGCCGTAATCTGCAAGACCGCAGAAGAGAGTGCACAGGTGCACGGTGAACTGGAGAAGCGGCTGCCGGTACGGCTGGTCACGAAGGAAACGCCTAATTTTCAAAAAGGGACGCTGGTGCTTCCAGCCTACCTCGCCAAGGGTGTCGAGTTCGATGCCGTAATCATCTATGACGGTTCCGCTGAGAAATACGGGCGTGAACATGAACGTAAGCTGTTCTATACCGCCTGTACCCGGGCGATGCATCTGCTTCACATCTACAGTCTGGGACAGCCAAGCCCGTTCATGCCTGCTGCTGTGCGTGAAACGGTTACGGCTGGTACCCAGGAGAAGTGA
- a CDS encoding nitroreductase family protein, whose protein sequence is MSKTFFEAVKGRRSIYAISKESPISDEQIQKIVEEAVLHSPTSFNSQSSRAVVLLGEQHDKLWDITAETLRKIVPTEQFEGTAQKLSSFKAGYGTVLFYEDQAVVKHLQENFALYAENFPIWSNQSSGILQYVVWTAFAEEGLGASLQHYNPLIDDEVKETFGIAADWKLIAQMPFGNILTPPGEKEFQPIEERVKVIK, encoded by the coding sequence ATGTCTAAGACTTTTTTTGAAGCGGTAAAAGGCAGACGTTCCATATACGCCATCAGCAAAGAATCCCCAATCTCTGATGAACAAATTCAGAAGATTGTAGAAGAGGCTGTTCTACATAGCCCAACTTCCTTCAACTCCCAAAGCTCCAGAGCTGTAGTTTTGCTGGGCGAACAACATGATAAGCTGTGGGATATTACAGCAGAAACCCTGCGTAAGATCGTTCCTACTGAACAATTCGAAGGCACGGCTCAGAAGCTGTCCTCCTTCAAAGCCGGCTACGGCACTGTACTCTTCTACGAAGATCAGGCAGTGGTGAAGCACCTGCAGGAGAACTTTGCCCTGTATGCTGAGAACTTCCCAATCTGGTCCAACCAGTCCTCCGGGATTCTGCAATATGTAGTATGGACTGCTTTTGCCGAAGAAGGTCTGGGAGCCTCCCTTCAACACTATAACCCGCTGATCGACGATGAAGTGAAGGAGACCTTCGGTATTGCTGCAGACTGGAAGCTGATTGCCCAGATGCCATTCGGTAACATCCTGACTCCTCCAGGCGAGAAGGAATTCCAGCCGATTGAAGAACGCGTGAAGGTCATTAAGTAA
- a CDS encoding LytTR family transcriptional regulator DNA-binding domain-containing protein, which yields MSSLLEARNVYEDFEVETDILFFKVGDHDLVIFHGRNYNIKKRMTAEQLNRLLSSNSYYHVYGGCYVNLNKISSIEDDCIYFGEMGLYAKSVRVPRRKQENIRHLLKGLSSQAGA from the coding sequence ATGAGCAGCCTGCTGGAAGCCAGAAATGTATATGAGGACTTCGAGGTGGAGACAGACATTCTGTTCTTTAAGGTCGGGGACCATGACCTGGTCATTTTTCACGGCAGAAACTACAATATTAAAAAGAGAATGACTGCCGAGCAACTGAACCGCTTATTGTCGAGCAACAGCTATTATCATGTGTACGGAGGCTGCTACGTGAACCTGAACAAGATCAGCTCCATTGAGGATGACTGCATCTACTTCGGTGAAATGGGCCTCTATGCCAAGTCTGTACGGGTTCCAAGACGTAAGCAGGAGAACATCCGCCATTTGCTTAAGGGACTGAGCTCACAAGCCGGAGCATAA
- the hfq gene encoding RNA chaperone Hfq, protein MESLKLQERLLNQCISTKMPVTIFTTNGVKMQGLVTSYDAYTITLQGQGDGRQNVLFKSAVSTVVPLKPVSLK, encoded by the coding sequence GTGGAAAGTCTAAAATTGCAGGAACGTTTGTTGAACCAGTGCATCTCAACAAAGATGCCTGTGACGATTTTTACAACTAACGGAGTCAAAATGCAGGGACTGGTAACCTCTTATGACGCTTATACAATCACCTTGCAGGGTCAGGGTGACGGGAGACAGAACGTACTCTTCAAATCGGCAGTCTCCACCGTGGTGCCGCTGAAGCCCGTCTCACTCAAGTAA
- a CDS encoding phosphatase PAP2 family protein: protein MLYYHYWSRGFRRFIWFLLAFILIALLVKLGGARGFDDAVIRFVQSMESPPLTSLAKGLSLVGSSKLAVGISLLTMLILFFALKHRLELALFLWVGLGSQLLNTLLKLWFHRERPTIHRLIEQTGYSFPSGHSMAAFSLYGVIAYLLWRHMHSRSERFLLILFTVLMTGGIGWSRIYLGVHYPSDVIGGYAASGAWLMLSAACFEAYRNYQANPHHTKNARK, encoded by the coding sequence ATGCTATATTATCATTACTGGTCCCGCGGATTCCGGCGGTTTATATGGTTTTTGCTGGCTTTTATCCTGATCGCATTACTGGTTAAGCTGGGCGGGGCCCGGGGCTTCGACGATGCGGTGATCCGGTTCGTGCAATCAATGGAATCCCCGCCGCTGACGTCGCTGGCCAAAGGCTTATCTCTGGTCGGCTCCTCGAAGCTGGCGGTCGGGATCTCTCTGCTGACTATGCTCATTTTGTTCTTCGCGCTGAAGCACAGGCTGGAGCTTGCCCTGTTCCTGTGGGTGGGTCTCGGCTCCCAATTGCTGAACACGCTCCTCAAGCTGTGGTTCCACCGGGAGCGTCCCACTATTCACAGGCTGATTGAGCAGACCGGCTACAGCTTCCCCAGCGGACATTCAATGGCTGCCTTTTCGTTATACGGGGTCATTGCCTACCTGCTCTGGCGGCATATGCACAGCCGGAGCGAGCGGTTCCTGCTGATTCTGTTCACTGTGCTGATGACCGGAGGAATCGGCTGGAGCCGGATTTATCTGGGGGTGCATTATCCGAGTGATGTGATCGGCGGCTATGCCGCGAGCGGAGCCTGGCTGATGCTGTCGGCGGCCTGCTTCGAGGCTTACCGGAATTACCAAGCGAATCCGCATCACACAAAGAATGCCCGGAAGTAG
- a CDS encoding DUF2188 domain-containing protein: MPWNKENYPDSLKNFTAPVRNKAVEIANALLEDGYEEGPAIAIATATAQAKEWGENRDKQIRKKGH; encoded by the coding sequence ATGCCATGGAATAAGGAGAACTATCCGGATTCACTGAAGAACTTCACTGCGCCTGTACGCAACAAAGCGGTGGAGATTGCGAATGCGCTGCTGGAGGACGGATATGAGGAGGGGCCGGCCATCGCCATCGCCACCGCCACAGCACAGGCCAAAGAGTGGGGCGAGAATCGCGATAAGCAGATCCGTAAAAAAGGGCATTAG
- a CDS encoding MarR family winged helix-turn-helix transcriptional regulator codes for MTLSSPQQFLGFLLGSTHRRISVSFARALKPYDITPEQWSTLLMICDRSGVNQKEVAVASAKDQPTTARIVELLLKKGFITKTANPEDRRAFQLYATGEGRALIENTIALEQQTIDLAVAGLEPQQLEDLRSMLEQIYHNTGNIHQE; via the coding sequence ATGACTCTTTCCTCTCCCCAGCAATTCCTTGGCTTCCTGCTGGGCTCGACCCACCGGCGAATCTCAGTGAGCTTCGCCCGGGCGCTGAAGCCGTATGACATCACACCCGAGCAATGGTCCACCCTGCTGATGATCTGTGACCGCAGCGGAGTCAACCAGAAGGAGGTTGCTGTTGCCTCCGCCAAAGACCAGCCAACCACCGCCCGGATCGTGGAGCTCCTGCTTAAGAAAGGCTTCATTACCAAAACGGCCAACCCGGAGGACCGCAGGGCGTTCCAGCTCTATGCCACCGGAGAGGGACGGGCGTTAATTGAGAACACTATAGCCCTGGAGCAGCAGACTATAGATTTGGCTGTAGCCGGGCTTGAGCCGCAGCAGCTTGAAGATCTCCGCAGTATGCTGGAGCAGATCTATCACAACACCGGAAATATACATCAGGAATAG
- a CDS encoding MFS transporter, whose amino-acid sequence MNQSSERLWTTSFITLTLCNLLLFIGLQMTLSTLPAYAESALQASPVQVSLVTSLFALSAIASRLFSARALEKGGRNLLIFLGLAVSLSAVAGYYFAGSILTLLLFRILFGIGFGMASTAFPTMASDVIPIRRMGEGMGYFGLSTSLAMSAGPLIGLSLLQGPGFGSLLLGTAVALALILPMGFRLAKSLPGGHLEPSAVPAAAAGSNPYRRLLLPCLLNFLLSISYGGLLGFLALYGQETHLQHIAYFFLFNAVAIVVIRPLSGRIYDRYGAAALLIPGSLFIIAGLLLLSFASTTAGLFPAALCYGFGFGSMQPALQTWMIQSVEPRQRGLANGMFLNSLDLGVAIGSMLLGAVAMFTSYAVMYRYSILAPLLLLAVYLLVLVTRQNSKRKAALEG is encoded by the coding sequence TTGAATCAATCCTCTGAACGTCTATGGACCACATCCTTCATTACACTGACCCTTTGCAACCTTCTGCTGTTCATAGGACTGCAGATGACCTTATCTACCCTTCCTGCTTATGCGGAAAGTGCTTTGCAAGCTTCACCCGTGCAGGTTAGCCTTGTCACCAGTCTGTTCGCCCTCAGTGCGATTGCCTCCCGCCTCTTCTCCGCCAGAGCCTTGGAGAAGGGCGGGCGCAACCTGCTGATCTTCCTCGGCCTTGCCGTTTCCTTGTCTGCGGTAGCGGGCTATTATTTCGCAGGCAGTATCCTCACCCTGCTGCTGTTCCGCATCCTGTTCGGCATAGGCTTCGGTATGGCCAGCACAGCGTTCCCGACCATGGCCTCCGATGTCATCCCTATCCGCCGGATGGGCGAGGGCATGGGCTACTTCGGATTATCCACCAGCCTCGCCATGTCGGCTGGCCCGCTGATCGGACTCAGCCTGCTGCAAGGACCAGGCTTCGGGTCCCTGCTCCTGGGGACGGCTGTCGCGCTTGCTCTGATCCTGCCGATGGGCTTCCGCCTGGCGAAGTCACTGCCTGGCGGTCATTTGGAGCCGTCCGCAGTTCCGGCTGCAGCTGCCGGAAGCAATCCTTACCGCAGGCTGCTGCTTCCCTGCCTGCTTAACTTTCTCTTATCCATCTCTTACGGCGGCCTGCTCGGCTTCCTGGCGCTCTACGGGCAAGAGACGCACCTCCAGCATATCGCTTACTTTTTCCTGTTCAATGCCGTAGCTATTGTCGTGATCCGGCCGCTCTCCGGCAGAATCTACGACCGCTACGGTGCGGCTGCCCTGCTCATCCCCGGAAGCCTGTTCATCATCGCCGGTCTGCTGCTGCTCTCCTTCGCTTCTACAACGGCGGGCTTATTCCCGGCCGCTCTATGCTACGGCTTCGGCTTCGGCTCCATGCAGCCTGCGCTCCAGACCTGGATGATCCAGTCTGTCGAGCCGCGTCAGCGCGGGTTAGCCAACGGGATGTTCCTGAACTCCCTGGATCTCGGTGTCGCCATCGGCTCCATGCTGCTTGGTGCTGTCGCCATGTTCACCAGCTATGCCGTAATGTACCGGTACTCCATATTGGCACCTCTCCTGCTGCTCGCTGTCTATCTCTTGGTACTCGTGACCCGGCAGAATAGTAAACGTAAAGCTGCCTTAGAGGGATAG
- a CDS encoding FUSC family protein, with protein MAFGARILKTGMAVTLALYLSVLFNFASPVGAAIAAIFAMQPSIYRSWRYFLDQIQTSTMGAVIALLGGMLLSNEPIAVGLVCILVIMISMKMNRADTIGLTLVTVISVMEASGQWQFALTRFLLTLTGILSAFIINITVFPPQPRKQYIQQIENVFTSLSLLLRTAVSHEMKESVFRDEKNGLEGAIKALADKYALFEEEQKQLRRAKYSQTRQMVVYKNLLNSLQKGYQVLEAIDRHYFQADRTEQTDELFDRHLEQLIKYHEYILLKFEDKLKPGANDSEPLAEDNDRFLKSAINGYDPQKSGQLRLSVVAAAIYDYGYQLERLDKVADQIHRMNADDKESAVLSEKI; from the coding sequence TTGGCTTTCGGTGCCCGCATACTCAAAACAGGAATGGCCGTAACGCTTGCCCTTTATTTGTCCGTTCTATTCAACTTCGCCTCTCCTGTCGGTGCGGCTATTGCGGCAATCTTTGCCATGCAGCCCTCCATATACAGATCATGGCGGTATTTCCTCGATCAGATCCAGACCAGCACGATGGGGGCCGTGATAGCGCTGCTTGGCGGAATGCTGCTCTCCAATGAGCCGATTGCGGTTGGACTGGTATGTATCCTGGTGATTATGATCAGCATGAAAATGAACCGCGCCGACACCATCGGCCTGACGCTGGTCACAGTCATCTCTGTCATGGAGGCTTCCGGCCAGTGGCAGTTCGCCTTAACCCGGTTCCTGCTGACCCTGACCGGGATTCTGTCGGCTTTTATTATCAATATCACTGTATTTCCGCCCCAGCCGCGCAAGCAGTACATCCAGCAGATCGAGAATGTGTTCACCAGCTTATCGCTGCTGCTGCGCACGGCGGTGTCGCATGAGATGAAGGAAAGTGTGTTCCGGGATGAGAAGAACGGCCTGGAGGGCGCAATTAAGGCGCTGGCTGACAAGTACGCGTTGTTCGAAGAGGAGCAGAAGCAGCTCCGCAGGGCTAAATACAGTCAGACGAGACAGATGGTGGTATACAAAAACCTGCTGAATTCCCTGCAAAAGGGCTATCAGGTGCTTGAGGCGATTGACCGGCACTATTTCCAGGCCGACCGGACGGAGCAAACGGATGAGCTGTTCGACCGTCATCTGGAGCAGCTGATTAAGTACCATGAGTACATTCTGCTGAAATTCGAGGATAAGCTGAAGCCGGGAGCCAATGATTCGGAGCCGCTGGCGGAGGACAATGACCGCTTCCTGAAATCCGCCATCAACGGGTATGATCCGCAGAAATCCGGGCAGCTCCGGCTGTCGGTGGTGGCTGCGGCCATCTATGACTACGGCTATCAGCTGGAGCGTCTCGATAAGGTGGCTGACCAGATCCACCGGATGAACGCTGATGATAAGGAAAGTGCAGTGCTGAGTGAGAAAATTTAG
- a CDS encoding foldase protein PrsA, with translation MDKKDFNENEKLENGITPEENDASVITPEEGIEPAGTAPVPQEPVQAAPKVEESVPVMNKVGGGGTPPSSPAPSGGGKGWMIASLVLAAALIVVLIVQPFKKDDSKIAVASVNGTDITKAQLYDKLVEAGGKSTLQNLITTTLVGQEAKKANIKVTDADINQEIEDLKTQFGGEEALNSALQQSSMTIEDLKKQMPLQVEIRKLVEPKVTVTDDEISKYFEENKAKYNQEEEVRASHILVKTKEEADAILKQLKDGGDFAALAKEKSADTGSKDKGGDLDFFKRGDMVAEFSDAAFKLKVGETSGAVKSDYGYHIIKVTDRKEAKEYTLAEKKDEIKKTLVAQKVSEMSSTWLADLNKNAKITNTLTDTPDASATPAASEAPGTATEAPATEAPATK, from the coding sequence ATGGACAAAAAAGATTTCAATGAAAATGAAAAGCTAGAAAACGGCATTACGCCGGAAGAGAACGATGCTTCTGTGATTACTCCGGAAGAAGGAATTGAGCCTGCCGGAACAGCCCCTGTGCCGCAGGAACCTGTACAAGCAGCTCCAAAGGTTGAAGAAAGCGTTCCCGTAATGAACAAAGTCGGCGGCGGCGGTACTCCTCCATCCTCACCTGCTCCATCCGGCGGCGGCAAAGGCTGGATGATTGCATCGCTCGTACTGGCAGCAGCGCTGATTGTAGTGCTGATTGTACAGCCTTTCAAGAAAGATGACAGCAAAATTGCAGTTGCTTCCGTGAATGGAACAGACATCACCAAAGCGCAGCTGTATGATAAATTGGTTGAAGCCGGCGGGAAATCCACTCTGCAAAACCTGATTACCACCACACTGGTAGGCCAGGAAGCCAAGAAGGCTAACATTAAGGTAACCGATGCCGACATTAATCAGGAAATCGAAGATCTTAAAACCCAGTTCGGCGGCGAGGAAGCGCTCAATAGCGCCTTGCAGCAGAGCTCGATGACGATTGAGGATCTGAAGAAGCAAATGCCGCTTCAGGTTGAGATCCGCAAGCTGGTAGAACCGAAGGTCACCGTTACTGATGATGAAATCTCCAAATATTTCGAAGAAAACAAAGCGAAATACAATCAGGAGGAAGAAGTTCGCGCTTCCCACATCCTGGTGAAGACTAAAGAAGAAGCGGATGCCATCCTTAAGCAGCTCAAGGACGGCGGAGACTTCGCCGCACTGGCTAAAGAAAAGTCCGCTGACACCGGCTCCAAGGACAAAGGCGGCGATCTTGACTTCTTCAAACGCGGCGACATGGTTGCTGAATTCTCCGATGCTGCCTTCAAGCTGAAGGTTGGCGAAACCAGCGGTGCAGTGAAATCTGATTACGGCTACCACATCATCAAGGTTACTGACCGCAAGGAAGCCAAGGAATATACACTCGCCGAGAAGAAAGACGAGATCAAAAAGACTCTAGTTGCACAAAAAGTGTCTGAGATGTCCTCCACCTGGCTCGCGGATCTGAACAAGAATGCCAAAATCACAAATACGTTGACTGATACACCGGATGCATCTGCTACTCCGGCAGCCAGTGAAGCACCTGGTACTGCAACTGAGGCTCCTGCTACGGAAGCACCTGCTACGAAATAA
- a CDS encoding lactonase family protein, whose translation MNEKTKLLLFTGSYATAEESGIQVFAFDGEAGGTLERLDTAEGLTNPTFVNVDPSGRKLYAIGEKPNGTGGKEGEVITFAIDPETGKLTELQRIQTMPSEGKGQSTTCNINRDAGNEHLVVCSYHGGSVGLLTLDQNGLPVALTDTAQHTGHGGTPGQDRPHPHSAIFSPDGHYLFVSDLGLDLIRSYRIDAASGTLEAVGDTPLHAGAGPRHFVFHPDGKSAYVINELDSTVTSFLYDAEAGTLKTAATVSTLPEGYTAGQNSCAEITFSKDGQYLYGSNRGHDSIVQYAVNPQTAGLTLVEHVSTRGGHPRHFTVTPDGGYLIVANRDGNNLVVFSLDEGSGRLSFTGNTAELSKPVCVMPAVFPA comes from the coding sequence ATGAACGAGAAGACGAAGCTGCTGTTATTTACCGGTTCCTATGCCACCGCTGAAGAAAGCGGAATCCAGGTGTTTGCCTTTGACGGTGAAGCCGGGGGTACTCTGGAGCGGCTGGATACCGCAGAAGGCCTGACGAATCCTACGTTCGTCAATGTGGACCCTTCCGGGCGGAAGCTGTATGCCATTGGGGAGAAGCCGAATGGTACGGGCGGTAAGGAAGGGGAGGTTATCACCTTCGCTATTGATCCTGAGACAGGCAAGCTGACCGAATTGCAGCGGATTCAGACTATGCCTTCCGAGGGCAAGGGCCAGAGCACGACCTGTAACATTAACCGTGACGCGGGGAATGAACATCTGGTCGTGTGCAGCTATCACGGGGGATCGGTCGGACTGCTCACGCTGGACCAGAACGGGCTGCCTGTAGCATTGACGGATACCGCACAGCATACCGGACATGGGGGAACCCCGGGTCAAGACCGTCCTCACCCGCATTCGGCCATTTTCAGCCCTGATGGACACTACCTGTTCGTCTCGGATCTGGGACTGGATCTGATCCGCAGCTACAGAATAGACGCTGCATCGGGAACACTTGAAGCGGTTGGAGATACCCCGCTGCATGCCGGAGCCGGACCGCGGCATTTCGTGTTCCATCCAGACGGGAAGTCCGCTTATGTCATTAATGAGCTGGACAGCACGGTGACATCCTTCCTGTACGATGCAGAGGCAGGAACTCTGAAGACGGCTGCTACTGTATCCACACTGCCTGAAGGCTATACAGCGGGCCAGAACAGCTGTGCAGAGATCACCTTCTCCAAGGATGGCCAATATCTGTACGGCTCGAACCGCGGACATGACAGCATCGTTCAGTATGCTGTGAATCCGCAGACTGCCGGGCTGACCCTGGTAGAGCATGTATCCACCAGAGGCGGTCATCCCCGTCACTTTACGGTTACACCGGACGGTGGTTATCTGATTGTTGCCAACCGGGACGGCAATAATCTGGTTGTCTTCTCCCTGGACGAAGGCAGCGGCCGCCTGAGCTTCACTGGCAATACTGCTGAGCTGTCGAAGCCGGTTTGCGTGATGCCGGCGGTTTTCCCCGCGTAG